One Falsihalocynthiibacter arcticus DNA segment encodes these proteins:
- the tagH gene encoding type VI secretion system-associated FHA domain protein TagH, translating into MTVILHFQSTGTIPGNAQPFRMSGASMTIGRSDQNDLVLPDPDKVISGRHSAIEDHGGNVVVIDFSTNGTFLNYNKAALGPTPTPLNDGDILSIGTYELLVEIAAGVPAGVPDSFESQSDYQSAPLTTGAAQIMDVLDDSSGDDFLDDLLGPSTPIQGHQSVIRDQIGDDGLMPPMGDDDDDLMMPRQEENRDQGASISEHSSSLEDSFSASAPASSAIPDDWDLGDLGPIGGSDTQDASPLDPFAVPPVPTPIVEIPEEPLDVAPVAPPPRVEVTLTAQTVATPVATTGDDRAARAFLNALGEGALSCSDDALEETMDRLGKVMRTMILGVREILMTRATIKSEFRINQTMISHGGNNPLKFSVSPEQAIESMVKPTTKGYMDAVAASEQALTDIKAHEVAMMTGMEAALKGVLAKMEPKALVKLIESDRGFRSPLTNKKASYWDGFEHKYQEIVDQAENDFQDLFSNEFAKAYQDQLDRLK; encoded by the coding sequence ATGACCGTTATCTTACATTTTCAATCGACGGGTACCATTCCGGGCAATGCACAGCCATTTCGGATGTCTGGAGCGTCGATGACGATTGGGCGATCCGATCAAAACGACCTCGTTTTGCCCGACCCCGACAAAGTGATTTCGGGACGCCACAGTGCGATTGAGGATCATGGCGGCAATGTTGTGGTTATTGATTTCTCGACCAATGGCACCTTCTTAAATTACAATAAAGCCGCGCTTGGCCCCACGCCCACCCCTTTGAATGACGGCGATATTCTGTCGATTGGCACCTATGAGTTGTTGGTCGAGATCGCGGCTGGAGTGCCTGCTGGAGTTCCGGATTCTTTTGAGTCACAATCTGATTATCAATCCGCCCCACTGACAACGGGCGCAGCCCAGATTATGGATGTCCTAGACGATTCATCGGGCGATGATTTTTTGGATGACCTCCTTGGTCCGAGTACGCCGATTCAGGGCCACCAAAGCGTGATACGCGACCAGATAGGCGATGACGGACTCATGCCGCCGATGGGCGATGACGACGATGATCTAATGATGCCTCGGCAAGAGGAAAACCGCGATCAGGGTGCGAGCATTTCGGAACATTCTTCCTCTTTGGAGGACTCCTTCTCAGCTTCCGCCCCAGCGTCAAGCGCAATTCCTGACGACTGGGATTTGGGCGATTTGGGCCCGATTGGTGGTTCAGACACACAGGATGCTTCGCCTTTAGACCCCTTTGCAGTCCCCCCTGTTCCCACGCCCATCGTTGAAATTCCAGAAGAGCCGTTGGATGTTGCACCTGTCGCTCCGCCGCCCCGCGTTGAAGTGACATTAACGGCGCAAACTGTTGCGACACCGGTTGCCACCACAGGGGATGATCGCGCCGCGCGTGCCTTTTTGAACGCGCTGGGCGAGGGGGCTTTATCCTGTTCGGACGATGCTCTTGAGGAAACGATGGACCGTCTTGGGAAAGTCATGCGCACGATGATCCTCGGCGTGCGCGAAATTCTCATGACCCGCGCAACGATCAAATCGGAATTTCGGATTAATCAAACCATGATCAGTCATGGCGGGAACAACCCGTTGAAATTTTCCGTTAGTCCCGAGCAAGCCATTGAGAGTATGGTGAAACCAACGACCAAAGGATACATGGATGCGGTCGCTGCGTCAGAACAAGCTCTGACCGATATCAAAGCGCATGAAGTCGCAATGATGACGGGAATGGAAGCCGCCTTGAAGGGGGTTTTGGCAAAAATGGAGCCAAAAGCTCTGGTGAAATTGATCGAGTCTGATCGTGGTTTTCGCTCCCCTTTGACGAACAAAAAGGCCAGCTATTGGGACGGTTTTGAACATAAATACCAAGAGATTGTGGATCAGGCGGAAAATGATTTCCAAGATCTATTTAGCAATGAATTCGCAAAGGCCTATCAAGACCAGCTTGATAGGTTGAAGTGA
- a CDS encoding PAAR domain-containing protein codes for MTPAARITDMHVCPMVTPGIPPIPHVGGPIAPPGVPTVLIGMMPAAPLGNMAVCVGPPDALIKGSATVLVGGRPLVRIGDSTAHGGAVAGPGCPTVLVGG; via the coding sequence TTGACGCCCGCAGCTCGTATTACTGATATGCACGTTTGCCCGATGGTTACACCGGGAATTCCGCCGATTCCTCACGTTGGGGGGCCGATTGCGCCGCCCGGGGTTCCGACAGTTTTGATCGGAATGATGCCTGCCGCTCCGCTTGGAAATATGGCGGTTTGCGTGGGCCCGCCTGATGCTCTGATCAAAGGGTCCGCGACTGTTTTGGTTGGTGGGCGACCCCTTGTGCGGATTGGCGATTCAACGGCTCACGGTGGCGCTGTCGCCGGACCGGGATGTCCAACCGTTCTTGTGGGGGGATAG
- a CDS encoding DUF6931 family protein, with the protein MTTDYTDLKKVPNQPAVRLLAMANAKLGTKVKAPANASVSTVLQELDGAEAYIDILRLMSVALPPRERCWWACLAARDVAGPDVESLPAPLLAAEKWVRSPSDETREAARVAVELADMDDDTVHCAIAVVFSADTLGPGNLAQYPAPAGASQSSAFGMNIIAMGMGEDIAVTAKLLINRALNIARGGNGNVTLNKQKDTQEMPS; encoded by the coding sequence ATGACGACAGATTACACCGACCTCAAGAAAGTCCCAAATCAGCCCGCCGTGCGATTGCTTGCTATGGCGAACGCGAAACTGGGTACCAAAGTAAAGGCGCCCGCGAACGCCAGCGTTTCAACCGTTTTACAGGAACTCGACGGCGCGGAAGCCTATATCGATATTTTGCGTTTGATGTCTGTTGCTTTGCCGCCGCGCGAACGGTGCTGGTGGGCATGCCTTGCCGCACGCGATGTTGCTGGGCCAGATGTTGAAAGCCTTCCAGCCCCCCTTTTGGCGGCGGAAAAATGGGTGCGTAGCCCCTCGGATGAAACAAGAGAGGCGGCGCGTGTGGCCGTTGAGCTTGCGGATATGGATGACGACACAGTGCATTGCGCAATCGCGGTTGTCTTTAGTGCGGATACGCTTGGACCGGGAAACCTTGCGCAATACCCAGCGCCTGCGGGGGCCTCTCAGTCGTCGGCGTTTGGGATGAATATTATCGCAATGGGCATGGGCGAGGATATCGCGGTGACGGCGAAATTGTTGATCAACCGAGCGCTGAATATTGCCCGTGGCGGCAATGGCAATGTTACGTTAAACAAACAAAAAGACACACAGGAGATGCCGTCTTGA